The following are encoded in a window of Methylocystis rosea genomic DNA:
- a CDS encoding SDR family NAD(P)-dependent oxidoreductase, translating to MTRPVAVITGASDGIGAALARIFAANGHEVALVARRGDRLEALADEIAANGAVRPLPIELDLTEQGAADVLSERLAEAGAAPRFLVNNAGFGLMGRAIELDAAEQLAIVDLNMRALTALTLRFLPAIVAVKGGVLNVASVAAFMPGPGFAVYYATKAYVRSFSEALSQELKPLGVKVACLCPGPVQTGFQARAGMDLSGFMTAIKPAMLPAAEVARQGYEGLMAGKRVIVPGLVNRMFVWGAAATPRALLLPLLASAQQRR from the coding sequence GTGACGCGCCCCGTCGCGGTCATCACCGGCGCGTCCGACGGCATTGGCGCGGCGCTTGCCCGCATCTTCGCCGCCAACGGCCATGAAGTTGCGCTCGTCGCCCGTCGCGGCGACCGGCTGGAAGCTCTGGCCGACGAAATCGCCGCCAATGGCGCCGTTCGCCCGCTCCCCATCGAGCTCGATCTTACCGAGCAAGGCGCCGCAGACGTTCTGTCGGAGCGTCTCGCGGAGGCCGGCGCCGCCCCGCGCTTCCTGGTCAACAACGCCGGATTTGGCCTCATGGGCCGCGCCATCGAGCTCGACGCCGCCGAGCAGCTCGCGATCGTCGATCTCAACATGCGCGCGCTCACCGCGCTGACCTTGCGCTTTCTGCCGGCGATCGTCGCGGTGAAGGGCGGCGTGCTCAACGTCGCCTCGGTCGCGGCCTTCATGCCGGGACCGGGCTTCGCGGTCTATTACGCCACCAAGGCCTATGTGCGCTCCTTCAGCGAAGCGCTGTCGCAGGAATTGAAGCCGCTGGGGGTGAAGGTCGCGTGCCTGTGTCCCGGTCCGGTGCAGACCGGCTTCCAGGCGCGCGCCGGGATGGATCTCTCCGGCTTTATGACGGCGATCAAGCCGGCGATGCTGCCGGCGGCGGAAGTCGCGCGCCAGGGCTATGAAGGGCTGATGGCCGGCAAGCGCGTCATCGTGCCGGGCCTCGTCAACCGGATGTTCGTTTGGGGTGCGGCGGCGACGCCGCGCGCGCTGCTGCTGCCGCTGCTCGCGTCCGCTCAACAGCGGCGCTGA
- the rpmF gene encoding 50S ribosomal protein L32: MAVPKRKTSPMKRGFRRSADALKAPTYIEDKDSGELRRPHHVDLKSGMYRGRQVLKPKSVEE; encoded by the coding sequence ATGGCCGTTCCGAAGAGAAAAACCTCGCCCATGAAGCGGGGATTCCGTCGCTCCGCCGACGCCCTCAAGGCGCCGACCTATATCGAAGACAAGGATTCCGGCGAGCTCCGCCGGCCGCATCACGTCGACCTCAAGTCCGGCATGTATCGTGGCCGTCAGGTGCTGAAGCCGAAATCCGTCGAGGAATAA
- a CDS encoding TerB family tellurite resistance protein, with the protein MFSALKNFINELTGEAERPKAFEAADYQLAAAALLVHIASVDGQFDDKEKARIRQLVEARFNLQGDDAAELIDAAQASERDAVDLYRFTSVLKRRLDEDGRRQIIGMLWDMAHADGAVHEFEENVVWRVAELLGVSTRERVELRREFREAAVPAPTGPWSPSKGDGR; encoded by the coding sequence ATGTTCTCAGCGCTCAAAAACTTCATCAACGAACTCACCGGCGAGGCCGAGCGTCCGAAGGCCTTTGAGGCCGCGGACTATCAGCTCGCCGCCGCCGCGCTTCTCGTCCATATCGCCTCGGTCGACGGGCAATTCGACGACAAGGAGAAGGCCCGCATCCGGCAGCTCGTCGAGGCGCGCTTCAATCTCCAGGGGGACGACGCGGCCGAATTGATCGACGCCGCGCAGGCGAGCGAGCGCGACGCCGTCGACCTCTATCGCTTTACCAGCGTTCTGAAGCGCCGGCTCGATGAGGACGGGCGCCGCCAGATCATCGGCATGCTTTGGGACATGGCGCATGCCGATGGCGCGGTGCATGAATTCGAGGAGAACGTCGTCTGGCGCGTCGCCGAATTGCTTGGCGTCTCGACCCGCGAACGCGTCGAGCTGCGCCGCGAGTTCCGCGAGGCCGCCGTCCCTGCGCCGACCGGCCCCTGGTCGCCAAGCAAGGGTGACGGCCGGTGA
- a CDS encoding DUF4239 domain-containing protein, with translation MLVNSVDISIVTFFATLLAGIFGFSVTLRLKESWLDGVSRDQFKAVRNMIASLLAVCLGFLLVTAKNNFDKKVDEVRTQASKVVLLHRVLDLFGDEANEARTKIMRTVQGQIDLLQVASGNNIDQKEAFKKAKIDSFREAVLNLDAKDEKKSWAKTAALNLTQEISGIRWKIYNDLNANIPLEVVIFLIALLVTVFFNFGVISHHHWTAALGLVTASLCVSGAIFLLVELDRPFQGFFTVPTDPLKSAVDIIKTG, from the coding sequence ATGCTCGTGAATAGCGTTGATATATCTATAGTCACTTTTTTTGCGACATTGCTTGCAGGTATATTTGGATTTTCTGTTACACTACGGCTCAAAGAGAGCTGGCTTGATGGAGTATCAAGGGATCAGTTTAAAGCAGTAAGAAACATGATTGCTTCACTGCTTGCGGTGTGTCTCGGCTTTTTATTGGTAACGGCTAAAAACAATTTTGATAAGAAGGTTGACGAGGTCAGAACGCAAGCGTCCAAGGTCGTTTTGTTGCATCGCGTGTTGGATTTGTTTGGCGACGAAGCCAACGAAGCGAGAACAAAAATCATGCGCACTGTGCAGGGTCAGATTGATCTATTGCAGGTCGCGAGCGGCAATAACATCGATCAAAAGGAGGCTTTTAAAAAAGCCAAGATCGATTCATTTCGCGAAGCAGTGCTCAATTTAGATGCGAAAGATGAGAAAAAATCATGGGCGAAGACGGCTGCGCTTAATTTAACCCAAGAAATTTCCGGCATAAGATGGAAAATCTATAACGACTTGAACGCCAACATACCGCTGGAGGTGGTCATATTCCTGATCGCTCTGCTCGTGACGGTTTTCTTTAATTTCGGCGTCATTTCGCACCATCATTGGACAGCAGCGCTTGGGCTTGTTACGGCCTCCTTATGCGTGTCCGGGGCAATCTTTCTGCTGGTGGAGCTCGATCGGCCATTCCAGGGATTTTTCACTGTTCCAACCGACCCTCTGAAATCTGCGGTCGATATTATCAAGACTGGCTAG
- a CDS encoding glycoside hydrolase family 25 protein — protein MRPFKYFPLLSSALVCAVSAAATLAGCGSSYDPSFSRRPRFQTSAPLINPKRDPSFLAYAVPENDLHKFPATRSAEFAVHGIDVSKYQGNIDWEQVKDSGVSFAFIKATEGGDRVDSKFAYNWAAAKAAGVPRGAYHFVYWCRRPHEEIGNFASVVPNEPDALPPVLDVEATPTSGTCKRTLYREEVLRDMKDMLTQMERHYGKKPIIYSSVDFYQAILHSDALSEYPIWVRSTKYHPQVRYGDRKWTFWQYRSDGRVPGITGAVDQNTFNGSADHWRSWLAHQTGLAAAPVAARPADDRGGKQLIEEDPAMLSGGEKNAYDKAASGPVPPAAVQ, from the coding sequence ATGCGCCCGTTCAAATATTTTCCCCTGCTTTCCTCCGCCCTCGTGTGCGCCGTATCGGCCGCGGCGACCCTCGCCGGCTGCGGCAGCTCCTATGATCCGAGCTTTTCGCGCCGGCCGCGGTTCCAGACCAGCGCGCCGCTGATCAATCCCAAGCGCGACCCAAGCTTTCTCGCCTACGCCGTGCCGGAGAACGATCTCCATAAATTCCCGGCGACGCGCAGCGCCGAATTCGCCGTCCACGGCATCGACGTCTCGAAATATCAGGGGAATATCGACTGGGAGCAGGTCAAGGACTCTGGCGTCTCCTTCGCCTTCATCAAGGCCACGGAAGGCGGCGACCGGGTCGACTCGAAATTCGCCTATAATTGGGCCGCGGCGAAGGCCGCCGGCGTGCCGCGCGGCGCCTATCACTTCGTTTACTGGTGCCGCCGGCCGCATGAAGAGATTGGCAATTTCGCCAGCGTCGTGCCGAATGAGCCCGACGCGCTGCCGCCGGTGCTCGATGTCGAGGCGACGCCGACGTCGGGAACCTGCAAACGCACGCTTTATCGCGAGGAAGTGCTGCGCGACATGAAGGACATGCTCACGCAGATGGAGCGCCATTACGGCAAGAAGCCGATCATCTATTCCTCGGTCGACTTCTATCAGGCGATCCTGCACTCCGACGCGCTGTCCGAATATCCGATCTGGGTGCGTTCGACGAAATATCACCCACAGGTGCGTTACGGCGACCGCAAGTGGACTTTTTGGCAGTATCGCTCGGACGGGCGCGTGCCGGGCATCACCGGCGCGGTGGACCAGAACACGTTCAATGGCTCAGCCGATCACTGGCGAAGCTGGCTCGCGCATCAGACCGGCCTGGCGGCGGCGCCGGTCGCGGCGCGGCCCGCCGACGATCGCGGCGGGAAGCAGCTCATCGAGGAAGATCCGGCGATGCTGTCGGGCGGCGAAAAGAACGCCTATGACAAGGCGGCGAGCGGCCCCGTCCCGCCGGCAGCCGTCCAATAG